From the Lolium rigidum isolate FL_2022 chromosome 2, APGP_CSIRO_Lrig_0.1, whole genome shotgun sequence genome, one window contains:
- the LOC124689083 gene encoding acidic endochitinase-like, producing MASRSLTPFQLTATLFVALLATCHAGSIAVYWGQNDGEASLAETCASGNYEFVILAFLPKFGKGQRPQLDLGSHCDASSGGCKSQSKDIKSCQSGGVKVLLSIGGGDGSYGLSSPGDARQVAMYLWNNYLGGTSSSRPLGDAVLDGIDFDIELGGAKFWNNLASDLKKLGNNIDADKHVLLSAAPQCPFPDEWDGGAINTGLFDYVWVQFYNNPECQFNAGRQAFMDAWKRWESVPAGKIFLGLPASKDAAGTGFVPAGVLTSRVLPLIKGSPKYGGVMLWSKFYDDRTGYSSAIKSHV from the coding sequence ATGGCAAGCAGATCCTTGACTCCCTTCCAGCTCACTGCCACCCTCTTCGTGGCGCTCCTCGCTACGTGCCATGCCGGCAGCATCGCCGTCTACTGGGGCCAGAACGACGGCGAGGCTTCGCTAGCCGAGACGTGCGCGTCCGGGAACTACGAGttcgtcatcctcgctttcctccCCAAGTTCGGCAAAGGCCAGAGGCCGCAGCTGGACCTCGGCAGCCACTGCGACGCATCGTCAGGTGGCTGTAAAAGCCAGAGCAAGGACATCAAGTCGTGCCAGAGCGGCGGCGTCAAGGTCCTGCTCtccatcggcggcggcgacggaagcTACGGACTATCGTCTCCCGGTGACGCGCGACAGGTCGCCATGTACCTCTGGAACAACTACCTGGGAGGCACCTCGTCGTCCCGCCCCCTCGGCGACGCCGTGCTCGACGGCATCGACTTCGACATCGAGCTCGGCGGCGCCAAGTTCTGGAACAATCTCGCcagtgacctcaagaaattgggcaACAACATCGACGCCGACAAGCACGTGCTGCTAAGCGCGGCGCCGCAGTGCCCGTTCCCTGACGAGTGGGACGGTGGCGCGATCAACACGGGGCTGTTCGATTATGTATGGGTGCAGTTCTATAACAATCCGGAGTGCCAGTTCAACGCGGGGCGCCAGGCATTCATGGACGCATGGAAGAGGTGGGAGTCGGTGCCGGCGGGGAAGATCTTCCTTGGACTGCCGGCCTCCAAGGATGCGGCGGGCACCGGATTCGTGCCCGCCGGCGTGCTCACGTCGCGCGTGCTGCCGCTTATCAAGGGCTCGCCCAAGTACGGCGGCGTCATGCTGTGGTCCAAGTTCTACGACGATCGCACGGGCTACAGCTCCGCCATCAAGAGCCACGTCTGA